In Spiroplasma floricola 23-6, the DNA window TCAAGTAAGTCTACTCTTTGAATATTTTCAATAATAGCAAACTCTTCCATTTGATCTGAACTAAGTTCTAAAATTATAGCAGGAATTTCTTTTAATCCCGCTATTTTTGCAGCTCTTGTTCTTCTTTCTCCTGCTACTATTTCATTTTGATTATTAATGATTATTGGTTGAATAATGCCATGAATTTTAATTGATTCTGCAAGTTCGTTTAATTCTTCTTCTTCAAAAGTTTTTCTTGGTTGAAATGGATTTGGCTTTAATAAATCAATACTAATCATAGTTTTGCTTTTATTAACTTTTTCTTTATCATTTTCAATACCACCAATTATGTCTGAAACTGATTCTCCAAAAATATCATCTAATCCTTTGAAATTATATTTTCCTTTAGTTTTGGCCATTTTCTTTTAGCACCTCTTTTACAAAATCAATATAGGCAATTGCTCCTGCTCCATTTTTATCATATTCATAAATTGATTTACCTTCCATTGAAGATTCAGAAATCTTAATATTTCTTGGTATAACTGACTTATAAACTTTTGGTCCAAAAGTTTTCATTATTTCTTCTAAAACATCATGAGCTAATCTTGTACGTGAGTCAAACATTGTCACTAAAACACCTTCAATTGTTAAATTAGGATTTAATGTTTCTTTAACTTTTTTAATAGTTCTTAAAAGTTGTGCCACCCCATGCATTGCATAATGTTCTGCTTGAATAGGAATTAAAACTGTATCAGAAATAGCTAAACCATTTCTATTTATTAATCCTAAACTTGGCGGACAGTCAATAATAATAAAATCATATAAGCTTGATATTTTTTCTATTTCATCTCTTAGAATATTTTGATTATTTGTTTTTTGTTCTAATAAAATTAAGTCAACAGCTGCAACGTCAATTGAACTTGGAGCTAAGTCTATATTTGGTTTAATATTTTTTATTATTACTTCTGAAAGTTGCTTTTGACCAGTAAATACATGATACATGCTTAAAGTATTACTATCTATCTCAAATCCAACACCAGTAGTTGCATTAAATTGAGGATCCATATCTATAAGTAGAACTTTTTTATTTGCTAAAGCAAGCCCGCAAGCTAAGTTTACTGATGTAGTTGTTTTACCAACCCCACCTTTTTGATTTGAAATTGAAATTACTTTTGTCATAAATTACCTCTCATAATGATTATTATACCCTAAATCTATTCTATTTTCCCAGTGGTCTTTTTCTTATTTGACTATAAAGTCTTGGGTATTCAATTGAAGTTGAACTATTTTTAATATAAAAAAGATTATTTCTTTCACCCAGTATATCATCTTCATAGTTTTGTTTTTTTTGTAAACTTAAACCAAGTTTAGTTTCTTGACCATTTAATTCATTTAATTCATTTGCAATGTTTTTTGATTTTAAACAGATAAATGTTCCTTTAATTTTAAGAGCTTGAACACCAACTTCTAGTAAAATATTTAAAGGTGCCATTGCTCTTGAAATTATTACATCAAATTTTTCTTTATTTTCTACTGAATATTCTTCTGCTCTAACTTTTAAAGTTCAAATATTTTTTAAATCTAATTCTTTGATTACAGTATTTAGGAAATTGATTTTTTTTCCATTAGATTCTAATAAATATATTTTTGAGTTTGGAAACATTATTTTTAAAACAACTCCTGGAAAACCAGCTCCTGTTCCAATA includes these proteins:
- the rsmG gene encoding 16S rRNA (guanine(527)-N(7))-methyltransferase RsmG; the protein is MNWNKFEELNIVFTEKQKQDLIKYKNILQEQNKIHNLTAITQDQEIIDKHFYDSLIFTKVFNPDGLEILDIGTGAGFPGVVLKIMFPNSKIYLLESNGKKINFLNTVIKELDLKNIWTLKVRAEEYSVENKEKFDVIISRAMAPLNILLEVGVQALKIKGTFICLKSKNIANELNELNGQETKLGLSLQKKQNYEDDILGERNNLFYIKNSSTSIEYPRLYSQIRKRPLGK
- a CDS encoding ParA family protein, which gives rise to MTKVISISNQKGGVGKTTTSVNLACGLALANKKVLLIDMDPQFNATTGVGFEIDSNTLSMYHVFTGQKQLSEVIIKNIKPNIDLAPSSIDVAAVDLILLEQKTNNQNILRDEIEKISSLYDFIIIDCPPSLGLINRNGLAISDTVLIPIQAEHYAMHGVAQLLRTIKKVKETLNPNLTIEGVLVTMFDSRTRLAHDVLEEIMKTFGPKVYKSVIPRNIKISESSMEGKSIYEYDKNGAGAIAYIDFVKEVLKENGQN